In the Thermoanaerobacter uzonensis DSM 18761 genome, TAAATAATTCAAATAAACAACTTTCTAAATACCTTGTTATAAGATAGTCATACCTGTTTTTTGTAGAATAAAAATGTAAAAAGTTGTAAAAAATCCTCACTTCTGCAATTTAAAAATTCCTACATTTACAAAGGATCATTGGACGCACTCAGAAAAACGATTATCCTTGTAGTTAAGGAAAATTAATTGCAAGAAAGGAATAGAGGAGACTTACAATGACCCAAATAAATGATGCTAGGAATTCGTTCTTTTTTTAAGGTTTAAATATCAGTAAAAATAGCAAAAAAGTTAACCGAAAAACAGTATAAAACTATTATAAAAAGAATATAGGAACATTTTCAGCTGAGGTCAAAGCAAATTTAGAATTTAAACAATGAGTGAATAACTGCAGTGATGATAGATGTTTAATATATCACTATTATTTGCGAATCTTTGATGGGTAAAGCTATCAGATACAACAATTATTGAAGAAACAGTTAAGTTGGCAGAAAGATTCCCCACGAGTACGTGGGGGAATCTCTATAAAAACAGGAAATTCTTTCTTCTAAAAACACACACTTTTATTTTTAAAAAATGGTTAACAACTAGAAATGACCAATATAACTGATAAACTTAGCTTTCGCTGAAATAACTATCAAAGGTTTTATTTTATAAAAAACCTAAAACACTTTTCAGCTACATATATAAATGAAATTTATTTAAATAAAAAAGACTTATATCAATAAACCTACATTTCTAGTTCTTGCATATCGCCCCCTATATCTAACTCTCTTACTTCTCCTAAAATAAAATTTGTATCGGCTTCAGGAAGTTGTTCAACATCTTTAAGTTTTCTTTCAATTGCTAGTGTTCTTTTGGTAGCATTTTCTATAGTATTACTTGCTTCCTGTAATTTTTTGTGAGTTTTTTCAAGAATATCCCTAAATTTATTAAATTCTGTCTTTACTGCTCCGAGAAGTTTCCAGACTTCAGCTGACCTTCTTTGTATTGCAAGTGTTTTAAAGCCCATTTGCAGGCTATTTAATATAGCTGATAATGTCGTTGGTCCTGCAATTGTAACTCTAAAATCTCTTTGAAGTGCTTCAAAAAGACCGGGTATTCTTAAAATCTCAGCATATAAACTTTCGGTAGGTAAAAACATTATTGCAAAGTCAGTAGTATTTGGAGGGTCAATATATTTGTCATAAATATTTTTGGCTTCTTGTTTTATTCTTTTCTCTAGTTGTTTTCTCAATTCTTCAATCTTATCTTTGTTACCTTCATTTTCCGCTTCTATCAATTTTTGATAATCTTCCTGAGGAAATTTTGCGTCAATTGGAAGATAAACTACCCTTCCATCATCATCGCGACCAGGAAGTTTTATTGCATATTCAACCCGTTCATTACTTCCTTTTTTTGTTATAACATTCTTTTCATATTGAGTGTCAGTTAATATATCTTCTATAATATTTCCAAGTGCTATTTCCCCCCACATTCCTCTTGTCTTCACATTTGTCAATGCTTTCTTTAAATCATTGATCCCATCTGAAAGACTCTGTACTTCTCCTAATTCTTTATATAGAGCTTCAAGCCTTTCACTTACTTTGTTAAAGGATTCGCCAAGACGGGATTCTAAAGTACTATGAAGTTTTTCATCAACAATCATTCTAATTTGCTCAAGCTTTTCATTGTTATCTCTTTGTATTAAAGTAAGTTTATTTTCCACTGTTTCATTCAACTTATTTACTTGGTCAAAAAAATTCTTAAGC is a window encoding:
- a CDS encoding DNA recombination protein RmuC, with product MVINILLIVAVSINVVVALLLLSKYKNYLLLINENQKNFGIALKEEISENRKEISEALERIRDSLTNQMAEQINTVSNIQANQLKNFFDQVNKLNETVENKLTLIQRDNNEKLEQIRMIVDEKLHSTLESRLGESFNKVSERLEALYKELGEVQSLSDGINDLKKALTNVKTRGMWGEIALGNIIEDILTDTQYEKNVITKKGSNERVEYAIKLPGRDDDGRVVYLPIDAKFPQEDYQKLIEAENEGNKDKIEELRKQLEKRIKQEAKNIYDKYIDPPNTTDFAIMFLPTESLYAEILRIPGLFEALQRDFRVTIAGPTTLSAILNSLQMGFKTLAIQRRSAEVWKLLGAVKTEFNKFRDILEKTHKKLQEASNTIENATKRTLAIERKLKDVEQLPEADTNFILGEVRELDIGGDMQELEM